Proteins encoded together in one Phalacrocorax aristotelis chromosome 7, bGulAri2.1, whole genome shotgun sequence window:
- the OAZ2 gene encoding LOW QUALITY PROTEIN: ornithine decarboxylase antizyme 2 (The sequence of the model RefSeq protein was modified relative to this genomic sequence to represent the inferred CDS: deleted 1 base in 1 codon), which translates to MINTQDSSILPLSNCPQLQCCRHIVPGPLWCSDAPHPLSKIPGGRGGSRDPSLSALIYKDEKITVNQDVPVHEGKPHIVHFQYKVTEVKTSSWDAVLSNQSLFVEIPDGLLADGSKEGLSALLEFAEEKMKVNYVFICFRKSREDRAPLLKTFSFLGFEIVRPGHPSVPSRPDVMFMVYPLDQNSSSDEE; encoded by the exons ATGATAAACACGCAGGACAG TAGTATTTTACCTTTGAGTAactgtccccagctgcagtgctgcaggcacATTGTTCCAGGGCCTCTGTGGTGCTCC GATGCCCCTCACCCACTGTCGAAGATCCCCGGTGGGCGAGGGGGTAGCAGGGATCCTTCTCTTTCAGCTCTGATATATAAG GACGAGAAGATCACTGTTAACCAAGATGTCCCAGTGCATGAAGGGAAGCCTCATATTGTCCACTTCCAGTACAAGGTCACAGAGGTGAAGACCTCCTCCTGGGATGCAGTGCTTTCTAATCAGAGCCTCTTTGTGGAAATCCCTGACGGATTATTAGCTGATGGAAGCAAAGAAGG GTTATCAGCACTGTTGGagtttgctgaagaaaaaatgaaagtaaactatgtctttatttgcttcagaaaaagcagagaagacagag CTCCACTCCTGAAGACATTCAGCTTCTTGGGCTTTGAAATTGTGAGGCCTGGTCACCCCTCTGTCCCGTCGCGGCCAGACGTGATGTTCATGGTGTACCCTCTGGATCAGAACTCTTCCTCTGATGAAGAATAG